One window from the genome of Chloroflexota bacterium encodes:
- a CDS encoding ATP-binding cassette domain-containing protein, which yields MHPVEVSHISKSFGKTQAVDDVSFHAERGEIFGLLGPNGAGKTTTIRIMLDIFKPDAGQVAVLGGPMTEEKKNRIGYMPEERGLYQDIALERCLTFLGTLKGLPTADAQRRVGEWLERFDLAAYRTRKVKELSKGMQQKAQIIAAIMHEPELLIVDEPFAALDPVNTQMVKDLMRELRDRGAAIIMSTHQMHQVEELCDRILLINKGRAVLYGGLDDVRRQHSGHAVVVRAVNDLPDVPGVVSSSRHNNEVRLNLADDVTPQDVLKALLDAGVVLEKFEIAVPSLDEIFIRVVGKGGE from the coding sequence ATGCATCCGGTTGAGGTCTCTCACATCTCAAAATCCTTCGGCAAGACCCAGGCTGTGGACGACGTGTCGTTTCACGCGGAACGCGGCGAGATTTTCGGGCTCCTAGGCCCGAACGGCGCGGGCAAAACGACTACGATTCGCATCATGCTGGACATCTTCAAGCCCGACGCCGGCCAGGTCGCCGTGCTCGGCGGGCCGATGACCGAGGAGAAGAAGAACCGCATCGGCTACATGCCCGAGGAGCGCGGATTGTACCAGGATATCGCCCTGGAGCGGTGCCTGACGTTCCTGGGCACGCTCAAGGGGTTGCCCACCGCGGATGCGCAGCGTCGGGTGGGCGAGTGGCTGGAGCGGTTTGATCTGGCGGCCTACCGAACGCGGAAGGTGAAGGAACTCAGCAAGGGGATGCAGCAGAAGGCTCAGATCATCGCTGCGATCATGCACGAGCCGGAACTGCTGATCGTGGACGAGCCGTTCGCGGCGCTGGATCCGGTCAACACGCAGATGGTCAAAGACCTGATGCGGGAGTTGCGCGACCGAGGCGCGGCCATCATCATGTCCACGCACCAGATGCACCAGGTGGAGGAACTTTGCGACCGCATCCTGCTCATCAACAAGGGGCGCGCTGTCCTGTACGGCGGCCTGGACGACGTGCGGCGGCAGCATTCGGGGCACGCGGTGGTCGTGCGGGCCGTGAACGATCTGCCCGACGTGCCGGGTGTCGTCTCGTCGTCGCGCCACAACAACGAGGTGCGGCTGAACCTGGCCGACGACGTTACGCCCCAGGATGTGCTGAAGGCCCTGCTGGACGCGGGCGTGGTGCTGGAGAAGTTTGAGATTGCGGTGCCCTCGCTGGACGAGATCTTCATCCGCGTCGTGGGCAAGGGAGGCGAATGA
- a CDS encoding ABC transporter permease, producing the protein MMSKLWRIAAHEYRRHVVRKRFIWALLSVPALLALMVGVSALAVRMERDYRPVGYVDHSGMLANPVPPPQTSRPVEIRAFAGEAEAQRALEAGEIQCYYVLPADYVQTNKVQLVYVKPPKSNATSQFWAFMRANWLADQPPAVARRAAAMSDDDIIVQTPDGKRQFAAEPTLGDLLPILAGTAFMMLLGFSGGYLVQVISEEKENRTMEIVITSASAGQVIGGKVVGLVGVILTQAIAWLVFAAAAAAVAERLFQSAFFQNVRVDSGAVLMLVMVFAPAFVMYSALMTALGATVAEPQEAQQVAGLFIIPNIVPFWMMMTFIQSPNSPMAVALSLFPLTSPVSLAMRVTFGIVPMWQAGVAAVLLAACAWGAVWLAGRAFRLGMLRYGQRVELAELFARAKPLAGGNHA; encoded by the coding sequence ATGATGTCCAAACTGTGGCGAATCGCCGCCCACGAGTACAGGCGGCATGTCGTGCGCAAGCGGTTCATCTGGGCGCTCTTGAGCGTGCCTGCGCTTCTGGCCCTTATGGTGGGCGTCAGCGCGCTGGCGGTGCGCATGGAGCGGGACTATCGGCCGGTGGGCTACGTGGACCATTCGGGGATGCTGGCCAATCCGGTGCCGCCGCCCCAGACGAGCAGGCCGGTGGAGATTCGGGCGTTTGCGGGCGAGGCCGAGGCGCAGCGGGCGCTGGAGGCGGGCGAGATTCAGTGCTACTACGTGCTCCCCGCTGACTACGTCCAGACCAACAAAGTGCAACTGGTGTACGTGAAGCCGCCCAAGAGCAACGCCACCAGTCAGTTCTGGGCATTCATGCGGGCCAACTGGCTGGCGGATCAGCCGCCGGCGGTGGCCCGGCGGGCGGCGGCCATGAGCGATGACGACATCATCGTCCAGACGCCGGATGGGAAGCGCCAATTTGCCGCCGAGCCGACGCTGGGGGACTTGCTCCCCATCCTGGCGGGCACGGCCTTCATGATGCTCCTCGGGTTCAGCGGGGGCTACCTGGTACAGGTCATCTCCGAGGAGAAGGAGAACCGCACGATGGAGATAGTCATCACGTCGGCGTCGGCGGGGCAGGTCATCGGCGGCAAGGTCGTCGGACTTGTGGGCGTGATCCTGACGCAGGCCATCGCGTGGCTGGTTTTTGCGGCGGCGGCTGCTGCGGTGGCCGAGCGGCTGTTCCAGTCGGCCTTCTTCCAGAACGTGCGCGTGGATTCGGGCGCTGTCCTGATGCTGGTGATGGTGTTCGCGCCGGCGTTCGTCATGTACAGCGCGCTGATGACCGCGCTGGGGGCCACCGTGGCCGAACCGCAAGAGGCGCAACAGGTCGCTGGCTTGTTCATAATCCCGAACATCGTTCCGTTTTGGATGATGATGACGTTCATCCAGTCCCCCAACAGCCCCATGGCGGTGGCGCTGTCGCTGTTCCCGCTTACGTCGCCCGTGTCGCTGGCGATGCGCGTTACGTTCGGCATCGTGCCCATGTGGCAGGCGGGCGTGGCCGCTGTGCTGCTGGCCGCGTGCGCGTGGGGGGCGGTGTGGCTGGCGGGGCGGGCGTTCCGGCTGGGGATGCTGCGCTACGGCCAGCGTGTGGAGCTGGCTGAACTGTTCGCGCGGGCGAAGCCCCTCGCGGGAGGCAACCATGCGTAA
- a CDS encoding ABC transporter permease produces the protein MRKSILVLRNEFITTVTRKSFLFTAFGLPLIGFLIFFAAGALGRSGAGAGEAAGGMGAFTLRPEGIVDEAHIVRTIPADTPPGALTLFPDEASARQALETGQIRAYYRIPADYLETGRLYLIDPDARPLTSGGQTWIMRWALLVNLLGGDAQRAARVRNPMEVNTTALSPTPLAETESDAAFWIPYTVTLIFYFVIIMSASLLLNSVSKEKQNRVIEILMASVSPREMLVGKIAGLGLAGLLQTLVWVLTGYTLLRIGGETLRIPVALQPTPALVVWAVVFFLLGYALYASLMAALGALVPNLREASQATISVIWPLLLPLFFISALVQEPDGALALAMGFFPFTAPVAMMTRLSAASVPVWQPVLAAALLAATVVFVVRAVSRMFRAQTLLSGQAFSAKRFWGALLGRE, from the coding sequence ATGCGTAAGAGTATCCTTGTGCTGCGCAACGAGTTCATCACGACGGTTACTCGCAAATCCTTTCTCTTCACGGCGTTCGGCCTGCCGCTGATCGGGTTTCTCATCTTTTTCGCGGCGGGGGCCTTGGGGCGCAGCGGCGCGGGCGCAGGCGAGGCCGCGGGAGGGATGGGCGCCTTCACGCTGCGGCCGGAGGGCATTGTGGATGAGGCGCATATTGTGCGCACAATTCCCGCCGACACGCCGCCCGGCGCGCTGACCCTGTTCCCCGATGAGGCCAGCGCGCGCCAGGCTCTGGAGACCGGCCAGATTCGCGCCTACTACCGCATCCCCGCGGACTATCTGGAAACGGGCCGCCTGTACCTGATTGACCCCGACGCGCGGCCCCTGACTTCGGGCGGGCAGACGTGGATCATGCGCTGGGCGCTGCTGGTGAACCTGCTGGGCGGCGATGCGCAGCGGGCGGCCCGCGTGCGTAACCCCATGGAAGTGAACACGACGGCGCTTTCTCCGACGCCCCTAGCGGAGACGGAAAGCGACGCGGCGTTCTGGATTCCGTACACGGTTACGCTTATCTTCTACTTCGTGATCATCATGTCGGCCAGCCTGCTCCTCAATAGCGTCAGCAAGGAGAAGCAGAACCGCGTGATTGAGATTCTGATGGCGTCGGTTTCGCCGCGCGAGATGCTGGTGGGCAAGATCGCGGGGCTGGGGCTGGCGGGCCTGCTCCAGACGCTTGTCTGGGTGCTCACGGGCTACACGCTGCTGCGCATCGGCGGGGAGACGCTCCGCATACCGGTGGCGCTCCAGCCGACTCCCGCGCTCGTCGTGTGGGCCGTGGTGTTCTTCCTGCTGGGGTACGCCCTGTACGCCAGCCTGATGGCGGCGCTGGGGGCGCTGGTGCCCAACCTGCGCGAGGCGTCCCAGGCGACGATTTCGGTCATCTGGCCCCTGCTGCTGCCCCTGTTCTTCATCAGCGCGCTCGTCCAGGAGCCGGATGGGGCGTTGGCGTTGGCCATGGGGTTCTTCCCGTTCACAGCGCCGGTGGCGATGATGACGCGGCTTTCTGCTGCGAGCGTGCCGGTTTGGCAGCCGGTGCTGGCGGCGGCGCTCCTTGCGGCGACGGTGGTCTTCGTGGTGAGGGCCGTATCTCGGATGTTCCGCGCGCAGACGCTGCTATCGGGCCAGGCGTTCAGCGCGAAGCGGTTTTGGGGCGCGCTGCTGGGCCGCGAGTAG
- a CDS encoding methylglyoxal synthase, giving the protein MGAVKRIALIAHDNRKQDLLEWVRYNRHTLAQHRLFATGTTGNLIARETGLDVVAFKSGPLGGDVQIGAKIVEGEIDILIFFWDPLEAQLHDPDIKALLRIAVLQNIPVACNRATADFLLSSPLMSGEYERGVEDYAARLRR; this is encoded by the coding sequence ATGGGCGCGGTCAAGCGCATCGCCCTTATCGCTCACGACAATCGCAAGCAGGACTTGCTGGAGTGGGTGCGGTACAATCGGCACACTCTGGCACAGCATCGCCTCTTCGCCACAGGCACCACCGGCAACCTGATTGCGCGCGAGACCGGGCTGGATGTTGTGGCCTTCAAGAGCGGCCCGCTGGGCGGCGACGTGCAGATCGGCGCCAAGATCGTGGAGGGCGAGATAGACATCCTCATCTTCTTTTGGGATCCGCTGGAGGCCCAACTGCACGATCCCGACATTAAGGCGCTGCTGCGCATCGCGGTGCTGCAGAATATACCGGTGGCCTGCAACCGCGCCACGGCGGATTTTCTGCTCTCGTCGCCGCTGATGTCGGGCGAGTACGAGCGGGGCGTGGAAGACTACGCGGCGCGGCTCCGGCGCTAG